In Papaver somniferum cultivar HN1 chromosome 1, ASM357369v1, whole genome shotgun sequence, a genomic segment contains:
- the LOC113272759 gene encoding aspartic proteinase nepenthesin-1-like, with protein sequence MGLITLFILFLTISHVSLLQINSVIAVSPSGFSLKIIHSDSKESPLYPGDHLTPEERLQRLVQQSKDRARYVGLQVSSFNKTTDSINPDSSSIPVSYEGVGAFYVAEIGIGTFPLSLQPYEKNYLIVDTGSEIVWTQCAGARNNSRYFDQDTPLYPAGNSTTYQPLLCQDRHPLCFPGGCDAGQCTYLASYPSTAWSRGVLATEKLTVNSDKDGLETFDIVMGCGFWQNGFEQFLGSGSRGGKPDLVTGVLGLGSGPRSLTNQLQISTFSHCLKPYSSGDALTVPSTYLRFGSDATSGGGGGGGVSKTPLFAPPTGRGPYLLNLEGISINGLRVPLLEKKDFEYDQRNGSGGFFIDSGTPFTVMHQPHFAKVSERVIAYFRALGINYDPGLGRGEANINLFGGMQQAGKEILYDTAELTLSFATQEC encoded by the exons ATGGGTCTGATCACTCTTTTCATTCTTTTTCTCACAATTTCTCATGTCTCCTTATTACAAATTAACTCAGTCATTGCAGTTAGCCCAAGTGGGTTTAGTTTGAAGATCATCCATAGTGACTCTAAAGAATCACCTCTGTATCCAGGTGATCATTTAACACCAGAAGAAAGGTTACAAAGACTCGTCCAACAATCAAAAGATCGAGCACGTTACGTTGGATTACAAGTATCAAGTTTCAATAAAACCACAGACTCGATAAACCCCGATTCTTCAAGCATACCTGTGTCTTACGAAGGTGTGGGAGCATTTTATGTTGCAGAGATAGGAATAGGTACTTTTCCTTTGTCTCTACAACCTTACGAGAAAAACTACTTAATTGTTGATACTGGTAGCGAGATTGTATGGACTCAATGCGCAGGTGCTCGAAATAATTCTCGATATTTCGATCAAGACACACCCTTATATCCAGCAGGAAATTCAACAACCTATCAACCTCTTCTTTGTCAGGATCGTCACCCTCTTTGCTTCCCAGGAGGATGTGACGCAGGCCAATGTACTTACTTAGCATCTTACCCGTCGACGGCATGGTCGAGGGGTGTTTTGGCTACAGAAAAATTGACGGTAAATTCAGATAAAGATGGCCTTGAAACTTTTGATATTGTCATGGGTTGTGGCTTTTGGCAAAATGGTTTCGAACAATTTCTCGGTTCTGGTTCTCGAGGAGGAAAACCTGATCTTGTTACTGGAGTACTCGGTCTGGGATCGGGGCCTAGGTCCCTTACAAATCAATTACAAATAAGCACCTTTTCCCACTGTCTGAAGCCATATAGTTCTGGTGACGCTCTAACAGTTCCGAGCACGTATTTAAGGTTTGGTTCAGACGCGACAagcggaggtggaggtggaggtggag TATCCAAAACTCCCTTGTTTGCTCCTCCTACTGGCCGTGGCCCATATCTCTTGAATTTAGAGGGTATTagcataaatgggcttagagtcCCCTTActtgaaaaaaaggatttcgaataTGACCAGCGTAATGGAAGTGGAGGTTTTTTCATAGATTCAGGGACTCCATTCACCGTTATGCACCAACCACATTTTGCTAAAGTTTCGGAAAGGGTTATTGCATATTTTCGTGCGTTGGGTATTAATTATGATCCAGGATTAGGTCGCG GGGAGGCTAATATAAACCTCTTTGGAGGAATGCAGCAAGCTGGCAAAGAGATTTTGTATGATACTGCGGAACTGACACTCTCATTTGCTACACAGGAATGCTAA
- the LOC113319374 gene encoding uncharacterized protein LOC113319374: protein MTAPLMLQEEFDNLPGIENVGGNSANIGRKRENVERTAGRGEPESSTKTMETVVKLENLEHCKSKRFELSVELEKSKPECTKFKVKLVEVEETRKTAAKVEPEEWNKCSDLESRTLRVENENSTKRCVISNLESLVQRNGKESSTLRCVELRNFEKIESEAWGLQNEVTQAGENHNTSKPNAETSSGGRKDSHVFELKTEENVLNAHGINKHHESESEFHNYSAVKIHSGSLHLSSLGEKVEEGEGWGCSEERPSQHGLSSQDHLQMSTKAFVNLVSDDSGECLDEYEDSDSSGSLGTLMDMMATKYWNRKEGKEMKWKFEADMLSSFEEEPELCMKAVCALYQQHISKDEMSADGLFHYSDALRATTLAKFLMDGACGGDLKKSLKELEKFDSKGVEDCKKLATSYSKQLFRIYQNRKDPNFLLATTDSHEDQTAK from the exons ATGACTGCTCCCTTGATGTTGCAGGAGGAATTCGACAACCTACCA GGGATAGAAAATGTAGGTGGTAATTCTGCCAATATTGGGAGGAAGAGGGAAAATGTAGAAAGAACGGCAGGACGTGGAGAGCCAGAATCATCGACAAAAACTATGGAAACTGTGGTTAAATTGGAGAATTTGGAGCATTGTAAGAGCAAGCGTTTTGAATTGTCCGTGGAGCTTGAGAAGAGCAAACCGGAGTGCACTAAATTCAAGGTTAAATTGGTGGAGGTAGAGGAAACTAGAAAGACTGCTGCTAAAGTTGAACCAGAGGAATGGAACAAGTGTTCCGATTTGGAGAGTCGAACTCTGAGGGTGGAAAATGAAAATTCAACAAAGAGATGTGTCATCTCGAATTTGGAAAGCTTAGTCCAGAGGAATGGAAAGGAAAGTTCAACATTAAGATGCGTAGAATTGCGTAATTTTGAAAAGATAGAGTCAGAAGCTTGGGGTTTGCAGAATGAAGTTACCCAAGCTGGTGAAAATCACAACACGAGCAAACCTAATGCTGAAACCAGCAGTGGAGGGAGGAAGGATTCTCATGTGTTTGAGTTGAAAACCGAAGAGAATGTGCTGAATGCGCATGGCATCAATAAACATCATGAATCAGAGTCTGAGTTTCACAACTACTCTGCTGTGAAAATCCATTCTGGAAGTCTGCATTTATCAAGTTTAGGTGAGAAGGTTGAAGAAGGGGAGGGTTGGGGCTGTTCGGAGGAGAGACCATCTCAACATGGATTATCATCTCAAGATCATCTACAAATGAGTACGAAGGCCTTTGTGAACTTGGTCTCAGATGACAGTGGTGAATGTCTTGACGAATATGAAGATTCTGATAGTTCAGGTTCTCTTGGGACCCTTATGGACATGATGGCGACGAAATATTGGAATAGGAAGGAAGGCAAAGAAATGAAATGGAAGTTTGAGGCTGATATGCTTTCCTCATTTGAAGAGGAACCTGAGCTATGTATGAAAGCTGTATGTGCTCTCTATCAACAGCATATATCCAAAGACGAAATGTCAGCTGATGGGTTGTTCCATTACAGTGATGCGCTCAG GGCTACCACTTTGGCCAAATTTCTAATGGATGGGGCCTGTGGAGGTGACCTTAAGAAGTCTCTGAAAGAGTTGGAGAAATTTGATTCTAAAGGGGTGGAAGACTGCAAGAAGCTGGCTACAAGCTACTCGAAGCAGTTATTCAGAATCTACCAAAACAGAAAAGATCCTAATTTCCTTCTAGCTACAACTGACAGCCATGAGGATCAAACTGCTAAGTGA